In the genome of Deltaproteobacteria bacterium, one region contains:
- a CDS encoding GspH/FimT family pseudopilin, with protein sequence MKSRGFTLIEMVVVLVLISLSISLVAPSLSRIAKTVELRATVKKISAILRYYRSEAVQTGQTQQVLFNPDLREVRIQAIDINGPEGEKEKREELAPIKKFILPEGIQMKELNIPASQQSADFPTIEFYPNGGSNGGSLLLDRQDHKGYRIKVNFLTGMVAVGGA encoded by the coding sequence ATGAAAAGTAGAGGTTTCACGCTGATCGAGATGGTGGTTGTCCTGGTCCTCATCAGCCTCTCTATTTCCCTGGTAGCCCCTTCTCTTTCCCGAATTGCCAAGACCGTTGAATTACGAGCGACCGTCAAGAAAATTTCTGCAATTTTGCGCTATTATCGGAGCGAAGCCGTACAAACAGGCCAAACCCAGCAAGTTCTCTTCAACCCGGATTTACGGGAAGTGCGGATCCAAGCGATCGATATAAATGGGCCAGAAGGCGAGAAAGAAAAACGGGAAGAGCTGGCACCGATAAAGAAATTTATCCTTCCTGAAGGGATCCAGATGAAAGAATTGAATATTCCAGCCTCTCAGCAATCTGCGGATTTTCCCACGATTGAATTTTACCCCAACGGAGGATCGAACGGCGGGTCCCTTCTGCTGGACCGCCAGGACCATAAAGGATATCGGATCAAAGTAAATTTCCTTACGGGAATGGTAGCGGTCGGGGGGGCCTAA
- a CDS encoding type II secretion system protein, whose product MPRMSDRGFTLIEVVVALAILGVGLIVIIELFSGGLRLGRTSGEYTQAIGYARLKMEDLALARQVTEGIEEGEFDKNFRWQLEVKKVDVLPLEEAADFKLPIELYRIKMNVFWKSGSQERSAVIELLKVMKLPDHEAKI is encoded by the coding sequence ATGCCAAGGATGAGTGATCGAGGTTTTACCCTGATTGAAGTCGTGGTGGCCTTGGCCATCTTGGGGGTGGGCTTGATCGTGATCATCGAGCTCTTTTCCGGAGGACTTCGTCTGGGAAGAACCTCGGGAGAATATACCCAGGCCATTGGTTATGCCCGCCTGAAAATGGAAGATCTCGCCTTGGCCCGCCAAGTGACCGAAGGAATAGAGGAAGGGGAGTTTGATAAAAATTTTCGCTGGCAGTTAGAAGTGAAAAAAGTAGACGTTCTTCCTTTAGAGGAAGCTGCAGATTTTAAACTTCCCATAGAGTTGTACCGCATTAAGATGAACGTATTTTGGAAGTCCGGATCCCAAGAAAGATCCGCAGTCATTGAATTGTTGAAGGTGATGAAATTACCCGATCATGAAGCCAAGATTTGA
- a CDS encoding MFS transporter yields MNAVKTGKKFFGLDRNIFSLGWVSFFTDVSSEMIYPLLPVFLTAVLGVGTTFVGLVEGAAEATASLLKLFSGWLSDRLGKRKLLILFGYTLSSFVRPLVAAATAGWHVLFIRFLDRVGKGIRTSPRDALIADFTLDREHGKAFGFQRAMDHAGAVIGPLIAFLLLTFITQEYRTVFWLAFIPGILALFILIRGVSEKKSKPSTPASSKIQFSLRPFDQRFKFFLLVIVLFSLGNSSDAFLILKAKDAGIPITLLPILWMVLHLTKSLSATPGGILSDRLGRKGVIISGWFLYSGIYWAFAWAKTSGAIWILFAVYGLFYGLTEGGERALVADLVPSRLRGTAYGLYNFAVGISTLPASVLMGFLWEKFSPQVAFSFGATLALLSAFLLWMGLATGEKKSRN; encoded by the coding sequence ATGAATGCGGTAAAAACGGGGAAAAAATTTTTTGGTTTAGATCGCAACATTTTTTCCTTGGGCTGGGTCAGTTTTTTTACCGACGTAAGCAGTGAAATGATCTATCCCCTTCTGCCGGTTTTTTTAACTGCGGTTCTGGGGGTGGGAACTACTTTTGTCGGGTTGGTAGAAGGGGCCGCCGAAGCTACGGCCTCTTTACTCAAGCTTTTTTCCGGCTGGCTTTCTGACCGTTTGGGAAAAAGAAAATTACTGATCCTCTTCGGTTATACCCTTTCTTCTTTCGTACGCCCCTTGGTGGCTGCGGCCACGGCGGGATGGCACGTTTTATTCATCCGTTTTTTGGACCGGGTAGGAAAAGGAATCCGTACTTCCCCCCGGGATGCCTTGATTGCAGATTTCACCCTTGATCGAGAACATGGGAAAGCTTTTGGGTTTCAGCGGGCTATGGACCACGCCGGAGCGGTTATCGGGCCTCTAATTGCTTTCCTCCTCCTTACCTTCATCACCCAAGAATACCGCACGGTCTTCTGGCTGGCTTTCATCCCGGGTATTTTAGCCCTTTTCATCCTTATTCGCGGGGTGAGCGAAAAAAAATCGAAGCCATCTACACCCGCTTCCTCGAAAATTCAGTTTTCCCTTCGCCCCTTTGATCAACGATTTAAGTTTTTCCTTCTGGTGATTGTCCTCTTCAGTCTGGGGAATTCCAGCGACGCCTTTTTAATTCTCAAAGCCAAAGATGCGGGCATACCCATCACCCTTCTCCCCATTCTTTGGATGGTCTTGCACCTGACCAAGTCCCTTTCGGCAACTCCGGGGGGAATTCTTTCCGACCGTCTGGGAAGAAAAGGAGTAATCATCTCCGGTTGGTTCCTTTATAGCGGGATATATTGGGCTTTCGCCTGGGCGAAAACGTCAGGAGCCATCTGGATTCTTTTCGCCGTTTATGGCCTTTTCTATGGACTCACTGAGGGAGGAGAACGCGCCTTGGTGGCCGACTTAGTTCCCTCTCGTCTGCGGGGAACGGCTTACGGACTCTATAACTTTGCGGTGGGTATTAGCACGCTTCCGGCAAGCGTTTTAATGGGATTTCTCTGGGAAAAGTTCAGCCCGCAAGTGGCTTTCAGCTTCGGAGCCACCCTCGCTTTGTTGTCGGCCTTCCTCCTCTGGATGGGGTTAGCCACCGGGGAAAAGAAGAGTAGGAATTAA
- a CDS encoding type II secretion system F family protein — protein MAEYVYKATTLSGQTVEGSIEGKDEKAVVQSLHQLGYIPVRIASREEQAAPLRLFSFFPQRVGMKNLLTFTQELSTLVSAGLPLDRSLKILGDLTENARLKGVVQDILGRIEGGNSLAEALGHHPRIFSKLYVNMVKAGESGGFLEAILSRLVKYLQSAKEIRDYLISVMIYPLILTAVSGLSIIILVTFVIPRFSTIFSDMGQAIPLSTQIMLSLSLAIREYWWVGAGILALIYFGMKVYKQDEERKFRWDRSKLKWVIVGNIIKKVEVARFARTLATLLVSGVPVLSALNLVKEISDNLAVSRAIGHVHDQIREGKTVARTLEETGVFPPLAVHMISVGEETGRIEEMLNKVAETYEENVQTTVKRLVSLLEPLLILVMGGVVGFIVISMLLAIFSINEIPF, from the coding sequence ATGGCTGAATATGTTTACAAAGCCACCACCCTCAGCGGACAAACCGTGGAAGGTTCCATTGAAGGAAAGGATGAGAAAGCGGTCGTCCAGAGCCTGCACCAACTGGGCTATATCCCCGTTCGCATTGCCTCCAGAGAAGAACAAGCGGCCCCTCTGCGATTGTTTTCTTTTTTCCCCCAGCGCGTCGGGATGAAGAACTTGCTGACTTTTACCCAGGAACTCTCCACCCTGGTTTCGGCCGGCCTGCCCCTTGACCGGAGCCTGAAGATTCTGGGCGATTTGACCGAAAACGCCCGATTGAAAGGAGTGGTACAGGATATCCTGGGCCGCATTGAAGGAGGAAACTCTCTGGCCGAAGCGCTGGGGCATCACCCTCGGATTTTTTCCAAGCTTTACGTCAATATGGTAAAAGCCGGCGAATCAGGAGGCTTCTTAGAGGCCATCCTTTCCCGCCTGGTCAAATATCTTCAAAGCGCTAAAGAGATTCGGGACTACCTGATCTCGGTCATGATCTATCCTCTCATCCTGACTGCGGTCAGCGGCCTTTCCATCATCATCCTGGTCACCTTTGTTATCCCAAGATTTTCCACAATTTTTTCCGACATGGGGCAGGCCATTCCCCTGTCGACTCAGATCATGCTTTCGCTTTCCCTGGCCATCCGGGAATATTGGTGGGTGGGGGCAGGAATCCTGGCGCTCATCTATTTCGGCATGAAGGTTTACAAACAGGACGAAGAAAGAAAATTCCGCTGGGACCGTTCCAAGCTGAAGTGGGTTATCGTAGGCAACATCATCAAGAAGGTGGAAGTGGCCCGTTTCGCCAGAACTCTTGCAACCCTGCTGGTAAGCGGCGTTCCCGTCCTGTCGGCGCTCAATCTTGTCAAGGAGATCTCCGATAACCTGGCTGTTTCCAGAGCGATCGGCCATGTCCACGACCAGATCAGGGAAGGGAAGACAGTGGCCAGGACGCTGGAAGAGACGGGGGTTTTCCCCCCCCTGGCCGTGCACATGATCAGTGTGGGGGAGGAGACGGGGCGCATCGAAGAGATGCTGAACAAAGTAGCTGAGACCTACGAGGAGAATGTTCAGACTACGGTCAAACGGTTGGTCTCGCTCCTGGAACCCTTGCTCATCTTGGTCATGGGGGGAGTCGTGGGATTCATTGTTATCTCCATGCTCCTGGCGATCTTTAGCATCAACGAAATTCCTTTTTAA
- the gspE gene encoding type II secretion system ATPase GspE, whose product MEDINHRIISYLIEKGFLKKADYEKLFPLGHPPPDFSVEEHIIKPGLITVEGFQAAMEGFFGVPFASAEDYPKEPVLFDQFSVQFMKESKFLPAKMKDNILTVIMRNPFDFYTLDAIRLATKYVIHVLAGQEYEILKAIERTYGSEATSMEKIIEDIDRIPEYQAEDEENVDQLRDMASEGPVIRLVNLIITHAIERRASDIHFEPYEDHFRVRYRIDGVLLDVEAPPKRLQAAIISRIKIMAKLNIAERRLPQDGRIMLRVKGKEIDFRVSSVPTIHGESMVLRILDKGSIVLDVEQLGFQEDTLKGFQEIIQNPHGIILVTGPTGSGKTTTLYCALQKINSPTKKIITVEDPVEYQLRGVNQIQVKPSIGLTFANALRSIVRQDPDVILIGEIRDAETAEIAIHSALTGHLVLSTLHTNDAASAITRLIDMGMADYLLSSTIIGILAQRLVRAACPHCREPYTPDAAILKEMKMNGEHLEELKAYEVRGCEKCGSMGYWGRLGIFEFLKVTEDIQRFILEKKDSNIIKEAARKNGMRTLREDGWLKVRQGLTTVSEVLRVSQEEEII is encoded by the coding sequence ATGGAAGATATAAACCACCGCATTATTTCTTACCTGATCGAAAAGGGATTCCTTAAAAAGGCAGATTACGAAAAGCTTTTCCCTCTGGGACATCCTCCGCCGGACTTTTCTGTAGAAGAACATATTATCAAACCAGGCCTCATCACGGTCGAAGGGTTCCAGGCAGCGATGGAGGGATTTTTTGGGGTTCCGTTTGCTTCTGCGGAGGATTATCCCAAAGAACCCGTACTTTTTGACCAGTTCTCCGTTCAATTCATGAAAGAATCCAAGTTTCTACCCGCCAAAATGAAAGATAATATTCTGACGGTCATCATGCGTAATCCTTTCGATTTTTACACTCTCGATGCCATCCGCCTGGCCACAAAATATGTAATTCATGTTTTAGCGGGCCAAGAGTATGAAATCTTAAAAGCGATTGAACGGACCTACGGATCGGAGGCGACCTCGATGGAAAAAATAATCGAGGATATCGACCGCATTCCCGAGTATCAAGCCGAAGATGAAGAAAACGTCGACCAGCTGCGGGATATGGCCTCGGAAGGGCCGGTGATTCGCCTGGTCAATCTGATTATCACCCACGCCATCGAAAGGAGGGCCAGCGATATCCATTTTGAACCTTACGAAGATCATTTCCGGGTCCGCTACCGCATTGATGGGGTTCTGCTTGATGTAGAAGCCCCTCCCAAGCGCCTTCAGGCGGCTATCATTTCCCGGATCAAAATCATGGCCAAATTGAATATCGCGGAAAGGCGCCTTCCCCAGGACGGCCGGATCATGCTGCGGGTAAAAGGCAAAGAGATAGATTTCCGGGTTTCTTCCGTCCCCACGATCCATGGGGAATCCATGGTTCTGAGAATTTTAGACAAAGGCAGTATCGTGTTGGATGTTGAGCAGCTGGGTTTCCAGGAGGATACCTTAAAGGGGTTTCAAGAAATAATCCAGAATCCTCACGGGATCATTCTGGTCACCGGCCCTACGGGGAGCGGAAAAACCACCACCCTCTATTGTGCCTTACAAAAGATCAACTCCCCCACGAAAAAGATTATTACCGTTGAGGATCCGGTAGAATATCAATTGCGGGGGGTGAATCAGATTCAGGTTAAACCGTCGATTGGACTTACTTTTGCCAATGCCCTTCGTTCCATCGTGCGCCAAGACCCGGATGTGATCCTCATCGGCGAAATTCGTGATGCCGAAACCGCGGAAATTGCCATCCATTCGGCCCTAACAGGGCATTTAGTCCTGAGCACTCTGCATACCAACGACGCCGCCAGCGCCATTACCCGCCTTATCGACATGGGCATGGCAGATTATCTCCTTTCTTCAACCATCATTGGAATATTGGCGCAACGTTTAGTTCGCGCGGCTTGTCCTCATTGCCGGGAGCCCTATACTCCTGATGCAGCTATCCTGAAGGAAATGAAAATGAATGGCGAGCATCTGGAAGAATTGAAAGCTTATGAAGTCCGGGGATGTGAAAAATGTGGCTCTATGGGGTATTGGGGTCGCCTGGGAATATTTGAATTCCTTAAGGTGACTGAGGATATCCAAAGGTTCATCCTGGAGAAGAAAGATTCCAATATCATCAAAGAAGCGGCCCGGAAGAACGGGATGAGAACTTTAAGGGAAGATGGTTGGCTGAAGGTCAGGCAGGGATTAACCACAGTTTCCGAAGTTTTGCGGGTGTCCCAGGAAGAAGAAATCATTTAA
- a CDS encoding type II secretion system protein GspJ: MKPRFEVSSCEAKAWGFTLVEVMITLTILGFILLMIFGVFRLGLSAWEKGENLKEDYQQVRIISQLISRQIKSIVPYKIKTRKAEGDYLAFEGKARSVKFVSALPLKFSQPQGFVYAIYDFQKNGKENGALVLYEQRVLNRDFMSESPKEESGVPLIEHLAEVRFEYYREEDPQKNQAAEWVEEWNAQEKRELPRAIRITLVSKKGEKAEEGTSFTLLASLPSHRYEEMRTGPMRRIIPSRPAG; the protein is encoded by the coding sequence ATGAAGCCAAGATTTGAAGTTTCCTCCTGCGAAGCAAAAGCCTGGGGATTTACCCTGGTTGAGGTTATGATCACCTTGACGATCCTCGGATTTATCCTCTTGATGATTTTCGGCGTCTTCCGACTGGGTCTTTCTGCCTGGGAAAAAGGGGAAAACCTTAAAGAGGATTATCAGCAAGTACGTATCATTTCCCAGTTGATCTCCCGCCAGATCAAATCCATCGTTCCTTATAAAATCAAGACGCGCAAGGCGGAAGGCGATTATCTGGCTTTTGAAGGAAAGGCCCGCTCCGTTAAATTTGTATCCGCCCTGCCGCTCAAGTTCAGCCAACCTCAAGGGTTTGTTTATGCCATCTACGATTTCCAAAAAAATGGAAAAGAAAATGGAGCGCTGGTTCTTTATGAGCAAAGAGTTCTCAACCGAGATTTTATGAGTGAGAGCCCCAAGGAAGAATCAGGAGTTCCCTTGATTGAACACCTGGCGGAGGTGCGCTTCGAATATTATCGGGAGGAAGACCCGCAGAAAAACCAGGCGGCGGAATGGGTAGAGGAATGGAATGCCCAAGAAAAAAGGGAGCTACCCAGAGCCATACGGATAACCCTTGTTTCCAAGAAAGGTGAGAAAGCAGAGGAAGGGACTTCCTTTACCCTTTTGGCCTCCCTTCCCTCCCACCGCTACGAAGAAATGAGAACGGGTCCAATGCGAAGGATTATTCCGTCAAGGCCGGCGGGATAG
- the gspG gene encoding type II secretion system major pseudopilin GspG: protein MKGRKGRRPQGFTLMELLIVIIILGLMAAFVAPKFFGKVSEAKQKAAKTQIELFGTAFDVLRLDVGRYPTTEEGLKALREKPSGMENWKGPYLPKEIPNDPWKRPYIYKSPGEHGDYDLMAYGLDGAPGGEGENEDVVSWKDIGS, encoded by the coding sequence ATGAAGGGAAGGAAAGGACGAAGACCACAAGGGTTTACTCTGATGGAATTATTAATTGTCATCATCATCCTTGGTTTGATGGCAGCCTTCGTGGCTCCTAAATTTTTTGGGAAAGTCAGCGAGGCCAAACAAAAGGCAGCCAAAACCCAGATTGAGCTCTTCGGAACCGCCTTTGATGTCCTCCGCCTGGACGTAGGAAGATACCCGACTACCGAGGAAGGTTTGAAGGCCCTCCGGGAAAAACCCTCGGGAATGGAAAATTGGAAAGGCCCCTACCTGCCCAAAGAAATTCCCAATGACCCCTGGAAAAGGCCTTATATATATAAGTCACCGGGGGAGCATGGGGATTACGATCTCATGGCTTATGGACTCGATGGCGCCCCAGGAGGGGAGGGGGAAAACGAAGATGTGGTCAGTTGGAAGGACATCGGCTCATGA